The Drosophila sulfurigaster albostrigata strain 15112-1811.04 chromosome 3, ASM2355843v2, whole genome shotgun sequence genomic sequence ACACAGTGCTCAGCAAGCGGGCGGATTCAATTTGCTATAAAAACTAAATCCTATCTAAATGGAATTGAAAGGATTAGCTCGCTAGCTAAAGCACTGTCCTAGTTTCTGAACATAAATCGAATTGTCAGTAGATTTTATATGCATATTGTATGCTTATCCTATAATGATGTATGGGTAAAgatatagttttatatatataaaaaatacttatgagtagaaattatttatgtggTACTTGCTTTTAAATCGCGTTCATTGCGTTACTTTAAGCGACTTTCAACTGAACAAATCTGATTAATTCATTGACCAAGTAATTGATCTATATCTAGTACTGTACTATAactgcatacatacatatactctAAAATTGGTGTCGGTGTCCATTTTATTAGCTGCTCTGCAAGTGGTATCAACGATTTCGTGCTTCTAGTTCAAAGGATGCCACTTGAGATATTACAAGAGAGCGGCTACTTGATTTTAATGATTTGAAtacatttacaatatattttaaattgctagcgtcgaaaataattttaaattttttgtaaattttccaaaacaaaacgtattgtacaatttgtttcttgttgttttatttctaggctgatacaaataaaatgcgaataaacattaaaaatgtctTAGAAAACTGTACTTAAATCAATGTTTTGGGTTGATAAcgattcaaatttgaaatgaattaaatttctaatttcgATTCTCtagaaaatgattttttgattgcaaaaaaattttacatttttggttttaaagtaattatagCTAAGATTGGTGCAGcttgaaagtatgcaacaaaaattatttgcttattcTATTTTTACTAATTCACTTACTACTTTATTATGTTGGCCTGGTAGTTTACAAGCATTCTTGCCTCTAGTCTCACATATCCGAATtatactgttgttgttgttgtccactCGACACCATGACGAACGAGCATCTAAAAAAGATGCAAAACAACaagtgaaataccaggcgaacataaatcagcagcaagcagaaatatagaaaatcaCTAGCTTGCtcagtggcgccatctattgtAATGCCATTTTAAATGCAGCCACAAAGTATGctatagaaattattttttggctGAGTTTGACTTATTCCACTTACTACTTAATTATGTTGGCCTGGTAGATTTTAAGTGTTCTCGCCTGGAAGTCTCACATATCCGCATtatactattgttgttgttgttgttgttgttcactcGATGGCAGCTAAAAAGATCCAAAACAGcaggtgaaataccaggcgaacataaaacagcagcaagcagaaaatCACTTAGTTGCTTTTTTTCAATGCAGCCTGAGTGCAAAGAATAATTCTGCTCATTGCTGTTATTTGGAAAATCTAAAACTATAGTTGCTCATATCGTTTAGCATTTTGTCAGAActtattgcatttgatttgtggGAACCAAATGTATTGATTggcattaaaagaaaaattcaagaattcagcattcattaaattttggTATCATGGCCTTTTTAGCTCATCTGTTAATTCAGATTTCAGCTCTCTGGACGGGTCCAATCGGTTTAATAGACTAAGCATGTTTGATCTGACGACTTGATGTAGccaataactaaataataaataggaaataataaaatggaaatgaaacaacatggcgaaatttgtcccgtgcgagacttttttggcagtgcactgcagtgaaaataacataaactgaaacaattttaaaaataagtggaatttattcttaaagctctagataagcCCTATaacttgatctgttttccgataaaatatataatttcgttcatattttggttttgcgtacgaattggttaatttttgcaattatcacaacagaaaacaaaacagaaagaaaattccaaaaccattcttagctctaattaaagtacttatctagtgctataaaaataaactttttcttattttcaaaattgtttcagtttatgttatttttaatataaagagtctcgcacgggacaaattccgtcatggaattacccgtatgtataaaaattcttgatcagcgtcggCAGTCGAGATGATATAGCCATAGCAGATTTTGAGTGTAGTACTTtatgaatataccaagtatagccttcgctatattttaatattttggtggaatatttgtagaatatatttttatttacaatggatatctcacagtcgagcactctcggCTGCATCGAAACTGTATTCGCAACTGTACTCGTATTTTGAGACAAGAACTGATGCAAAAggttttgtgtatttatgtatgtggtAATGCAGAATAACAAATGAAGTCTGCCAAAATGTAACTGTGTTGATGACGATTcagaatatatattgaataatatttgtgtGCTCGAAAATGTTTTCGTCTGCACGTAGCACACATTTCGCCTtctaagaatttaattttgtttattttcaacatttaaataattggtGCAGTTCAGCGAATTATGATTTCGCTGAAGCGTTCTCCCAAAAAGACGTCATTCTGACAATTGTTACCAAGCTGCTCGGCTCAGTTTAGAGACAAAGGCCAGCATTGCGATGATAAGCAACTGAGAGTAAGGAGAGAAACACGTGCAGGCATCATGCGTTAAAGACATAGGAGCaattatgtatacatatgtacatactatgtatgtagttACTGGACACATagttcaaaataaatcaaatgaaaagaatCTTGTCGAGATTGCTCGTCTACAAGATACCCAGTCCCCTGAATTTGAAAGTAAGTTTTACTAATTCTTAATTGgcaatatttattatcaatggttgagatttatttaaaaataaatatattggcTTGTATTATCCTAAATTCCAAGTACATTAAAACATCTTGTAtgcaacagaacagaaaagccaaccactaTAAAGGGTATTACtctttaaataagttttaaagTACTTTAGATTAAATcgaaaatagaataattttgtCACATCATTTTCAGCTGAACAGACTTTAATAAAAGCTCGAATAAATGAATTACCCAAAAACTGTCACCACTTCTAATTTCATTAACAAGAATCTTTTCTCAGAAATGCGTCAAAAAATTGACATTGTCTCGACATTGACACTATTTCCTATCGCCTTCATTTCCGCTACGAACTTTTGAGCTGAACCCACATCCGTTGATCACGTGATAATTCCAAAATCATACAGCACTCAGAACTGTAATTTTCGtcgatttaaattaaacttttagtTTCAAATTCATCTTTTCCGCGAGCAGtcgaaatattcaaaatgtgcaaaataaaaatcaactcaGTTTTTtccttaattattattattattcaaatattcctGGTGGCCACATCTACTGCAATAAAGGTAAGAACAATTACACAAAGCAGTGTAATACAGTGCGTGCTAAGAATGTTTACATCTTCTTATCAGACATGCGAATTCGACGGACAAATGGAAGAGCAATGCCTCAATCAGACCTATAAAACTGTAAAACCTTTGCTAGATTATTTTAGACAGGTTAGAAATGAGTTAGAACACAAAGAAATTAAggaaaataagttaaatgaattaaattcgGATCTTATGGAAAAGTATCATGAAATTGTAAGAATTCATACAAAATTCATGAATGAGGCAGCTCTATTAGATGAATATAAAAACGAAGTAATGAAAGGGAAAAACGATTTGAAATCGTgtcaaaataaagttaataaattcgaatctgaaattaattcactacaaaatattattgtgaaattaaaaggAGAATTAGCTGAGAAGTCCACCAACTTAGAAAATTGCaaacttcaattaaaaaatcttaattctagcttaattgaaaatgataaaaaaataaaaggattTAGTgagaatattcaaaatatcaCAGAACATcagaaaacaattgaattgcaattagaGCAgagtaaaactaaattaataaagaatgAGAAAGAAAATCAGTTATGTCGAGCTGAACTTGATAAGTTAAGTCTCACATCTTGCATCCCATTTGGAGATTCAGATATTCATCAACTAAATGTTTCTGGCGTAGGTTTATTCGATGTATTATGCGATAGTCAGTTAGCTGGACCTGGGTGGATTGTAATACAACAACGAGTTGGGGGAAATGAGAGTTTCAATAGGGATTGGGCAACGTATCGCAAAGGTTTCGGTTCTTATAAGAGCGATTTCTTCCTCGGACTCGAGAAAATACATCGTATCGCGAGCTTGAAGCGTCACGAactttatattcatttggttaCTCTGAATGGAAGTATCTACAACGCTCGTTATGACGACTTCAAAATATCTGATGAAGACAGTGGATATAAAATTAGTTTGGGTAAATTCAATGGAACTATTATTGAGGATGCGATGAGATACCACGAAAACatgaaattcacaacattCGATCGCGATAACGACATTGGTGATGGTAATTGCGCAGTTGACTACGAAAGTGGCTGGTGGTACGGCGGTTGCGCTAAttggtaaatatttcaaatggttGTTTTCGATGGAATAcgcaaaattattattttttatttctttttatgcagtaatttaaataaaccatATGGGCGGAATCTATTTTGGTATAAACCAAATCCATTGAAAGAAGCTAAGATGCTAATTCGCCCCAAAGAAGCGATGAAGAAGTGAGCAATTGAAGAGTTGAAATTCCGATATTTGACTCAATGCATTAAGAATTTgctttttgaataataaaacgATCGACTATTTCATGCCGCGATTTActtttaaagttgaaatagatcagttattattatatttcatgaTTTGTTGTAGCAAATTGTAAGTATCTAGATGCTTTCAATAGAGctgcaaatacttaaaagtaaTTAAGCCTATGATTATCCCATTTATATCATTTCAATCGAACCTTCAAtcgaatattaaattaaagtaaacgCGTTGATGTAGCAGCttttaatcaattcaattaaatttccattatCATGAAGTTTCACTTTCAGAGAAGATCAGAAGACAATATTGTAAGAGCCTATCTGTTATCATTAATGCAACATTCGATTGCATTTATAGCAGAATTATAGATAGAAGCGGTGCTCAAGAGTGGTTGTTAAGCTGCAAAGAGAGATCAGCGGAGAGAGCCagcaaatatttactatatgcCTGCTCGTCACAACTCTGAAGGCCGCTCTTTACCTTATCATCTGAGCAAATATGTACAGCAGCAAAATTAAACATTGCGCCACTTttaaaaattcgaaatatttctcataaatacgaattaataagaaaacccaactttaattaaataaaagaaaaatgtaaataataaaaacaataaatattacataaacacacataaaaataaaaggaataaaatcattaattaaaattggttctatttttagaatagACATCAGTAGAAATCGAAGTCaaagaacatttttcttttaccgATTCATCGTGATTTAGACTATGAATAGCTAAGAAACTATTTACTCAGTAGTAATAGTAGTTAACATTTGAATGAATCTTATTAGGAtgatatacattttataatttatataagatACTCTTACAGTATGAAGGAGAACAATCGTTAAACAGAAAACGAGTAACAGAAGAAGTTGCTATTAGTCAAGCGGAAGCAGTTGCTACTTCGTTAAAACGGAAGGCGATGCTAGTTGTGGTGGTGTATAACAGAAGAAGTGAGTGTAAGCGAATACGCGATAGTCGATTGCCAAAACAAATACTGGCTAATCGTGTCTATCACACAGACGCACTTACAAATCTTAGTTGATGTTCATTTGCatatgcaaaagcaaagagagTGAGTGCGATAGCGATCTATATTGTACTCACATGTTGTGTGAAACCTTTTGCTTCTGATgagcaaattatatttattaatttaacgttaataaaatgcatttgtagattaaataaaagcactaacttatgtatatattttcataagtATCTTCAGTTTATTGGGAAGAAATGAACATTATCTGTAGTCGCTAAGCTTTGAAAATGCCTTGAGATCTCTTAGTAGGTCTGAGCTAAGTAGCAGAGCTTTTAACTAATCAActttgtattaaaattattgccaATATATAATTGGTTGATTAAAAGTTTgcgttataaataaaacaccgATCGACTATTTAATGCagcgatttatttttatagttgaaaaaaaaaaaacagtttttttgttgtattttttgtactctAGATGCTTTCAATAGAaatgcaaatacttaaaagtaaGTAAACTTATGATTATCgtgcatatatattctttcaATCGAACCGtgaatattaaagtaaataaagtacCCTTGGCCCTCGCTTAACACGGACTTTCTTAGCACGAACTCGGTCTTACACGGTTACAAATTTGCTGCCATCCCCCTTTTAACACGCTAAAAACCTCGTTCTTATACGATTTTTTGATAAGGAGCCACCAAAATGAGAAAACATGTTCAAGCTAACTGGCTTAAGCTATAAATGCcatcaaatgcatttcaaactTGATATGAATAGAAACATATGATCTccttactttttaattttttttctgttctgataattgcaaaaattaacaaattcggatgcaaaaccaaaaaaatgaacgaatttatatattttatagtgaaacagaacaagttcc encodes the following:
- the LOC133845016 gene encoding angiopoietin-related protein 7-like isoform X7, coding for MCKIKIKTVLFLTVLEIVLVTTAAFKETCEFDREMEEQCRIHNYKTVKPLLDYFRQVRNELEHKEIKESKSNELNSDLREKHHEIVRIHEKFMKEAALLDEYKNKVLKGEDDLQTCQNKVHKFEPEINSKQNIIVKLKEELADKSSHFENCELQFKNLNSRFSENIQNITEHQKTIELQLEQSKTKLIKNEKENQLCRAELDKLSLTSCIPFGDSDIHQLNVSGVGLFDVLCDSQLAGPGWIVIQQRVGGNESFNRDWATYRKGFGSYKSDFFLGLEKIHRIASLKRHELYIHLVTLNGSIYNARYDDFKISDEDSGYKISLGKFNGTIIEDAMRYHENMKFTTFDRDNDIGDGNCAVDYESGWWYGGCANCNLNKPYGRNLFWYKPNPLKEAKMLIRPKEAMKK
- the LOC133845016 gene encoding fibrinogen-like protein 1 isoform X6, which encodes MCKIKIKTVLFLTVLEIVLVTTAAFKETCEFDREMEEQCRIHNYKTVKPLLDYFRQVRNELEHKEIKESKSNELNSDLREKHHEIVRIHEKFMKEAALLDEYKNKVLKGEDDLQTCQNKVHKFEPEINSKQNIIVKLKEELADKSSHFENCELQFKNLNSRFSENIQNITEHQKTIELQLEQSKTKLIKNEKENQLCRAELDKLSLTSCIPFGDSDIHQLNVSGVGLFDVLCDSQLAGPGWIVIQQRVGGNESFNRDWATYRKGFGSYKSDFFLGLEKIHRIASLKRHELYIHLVTLNGSIYNARYDDFKISDEDSGYKISLGKFNGTIIEDAMRYHENMKFTTFDRDNDIGDGNCAVDYESGWWYGGCANCNLNAPYGGYLHWWVENKIELKEAKMLIRPKRSDVEVSN
- the LOC133845016 gene encoding fibrinogen-like protein 1 isoform X8, which encodes MCKIKIKTVLFLTVLEIVLVTTAAFKETCEFDREMEEQCRIHNYKTVKPLLDYFRQVRNELEHKEIKESKSNELNSDLREKHHEIVRIHEKFMKEAALLDEYKNKVLKGEDDLQTCQNKVHKFEPEINSKQNIIVKLKEELADKSSHFENCELQFKNLNSRFSENIQNITEHQKTIELQLEQSKTKLIKNEKENQLCRAELDKLSLTSCIPFGDSDIHQLNVSGVGLFDVLCDSQLAGPGWIVIQQRVGGNESFNRDWATYRKGFGSYKSDFFLGLEKIHRIASLKRHELYIHLVTLNGSIYNARYDDFKISDEDSGYKISLGKFNGTIIEDAMRYHENMKFTTFDRDNDIGDGNCAVDYESGWWYGGCANCNLNAPYGPDLVWFIRYPLKKAKMLIRPKESMKK